Proteins encoded within one genomic window of Mycolicibacterium aubagnense:
- a CDS encoding MaoC family dehydratase: MVPGGPFFEDLGVGEVFAWAPAMTLTDGAAAVHQAILGDRMRLPLDAGLSAAVTGSARALAHPALVCDVAIGQSTLATQRVKANLFYRGLRFHRFPHIGDSITTRTEVVGLKQNSAKPGKPRTGLAALRMITIDQNGRTVLDFHRCAMLPLREDAADTGHTDDLSAIGAAVRGLPDPAADWNVDAWRSAVPGPGFDPELAGQMFTSTADVVSGAPELARLTLNIAATHHDSRVAGSRLVYGGHTIGLALAQATRLLPNIVTVLGWESCDHTGPVREGDTLYSELHIEAAHGSSSGRGGTLDLRSVVFAVDADGLDRQVLDWRFTVLLF, encoded by the coding sequence ATGGTGCCAGGCGGACCGTTTTTCGAGGACCTCGGCGTAGGCGAGGTCTTCGCCTGGGCGCCGGCCATGACGCTTACCGACGGCGCGGCCGCGGTGCACCAGGCCATCCTCGGCGACCGCATGCGGCTGCCGTTGGACGCCGGATTGTCCGCGGCCGTTACCGGATCGGCGCGGGCGCTCGCGCATCCGGCGCTCGTGTGCGACGTCGCGATCGGGCAGTCCACTCTGGCCACCCAACGGGTCAAGGCGAATCTGTTCTACCGCGGCCTGCGTTTCCACCGCTTCCCGCACATCGGCGACAGCATCACTACGCGCACTGAAGTCGTTGGACTCAAACAGAATTCAGCCAAACCAGGAAAGCCGCGCACCGGGTTGGCCGCCCTGCGCATGATCACCATCGACCAGAACGGCCGCACGGTACTCGACTTCCACCGGTGCGCTATGCTGCCGCTGCGCGAGGACGCCGCCGACACCGGCCACACCGACGACCTCAGCGCCATCGGCGCTGCCGTGCGGGGCCTCCCGGACCCCGCCGCGGACTGGAATGTCGATGCCTGGCGCTCCGCGGTGCCCGGCCCTGGTTTTGATCCGGAGCTCGCCGGCCAGATGTTCACCAGTACGGCCGATGTCGTCAGTGGCGCTCCGGAACTGGCCCGGCTGACGCTCAATATCGCTGCCACACATCATGATTCGCGGGTGGCCGGAAGTCGCCTGGTGTACGGCGGCCACACTATCGGTCTGGCGTTGGCCCAGGCCACGCGGCTGCTGCCGAACATCGTGACCGTCCTCGGCTGGGAATCGTGCGACCACACCGGCCCGGTGCGCGAGGGCGACACTCTGTACAGCGAGCTGCACATCGAGGCGGCCCACGGATCATCGTCGGGCCGCGGCGGCACGCTGGACCTGCGGTCCGTGGTGTTCGCGGTCGACGCCGACGGCCTTGACCGGCAGGTACTGGACTGGCGGTTCACCGTCCTGCTTTTTTGA